The DNA window GACGACCTCAAGGAGGCATTCACGCAGTACGCGAACAGCGTTCCGTTCTTCGGGGCGGCGGTGCTCTGCCTCGACGATCCGAACGTCCAGGCCATCGTGGGGGATATAGAGCGGCGCATTATTACGTACGGCACGACGCGCCAGGCGGAGGTGCGGGCCGAAAATATCCGGCGCGACGGGCTACAGACCCGTTTCGACGTGATGCGGCGCGATACCCGACTCGGGGAGGCCAAGCTGCGGGTGCCCGGCATGCACAACGTGCGCAATGCGCTTGCTGCGGTCGCCGTTGGGCTTGAACTTGAGGTTGGGTTTGATCGGATTCGGAAGGGACTGGCGGGCTTTACTGGCGTGCGGCGTCGGTTCGAAAAGGTGGGAGAGGCACAGGGACGGGTCGTGATCGACGATTATGCGCACCACCCCACGGAAATCCGCGCCACTCTCGACGCCGCCAGCCAGGGCTACCCGGATCGCCGCATCGTGGCGGTGTTTCAGCCGCACCTGTACTCCCGCACCCGCGATTTTCTCGACGACTTTGCCCGGTCCTTCTTTAATACCGACCAGCTGGTTCTCACCGATATCTACGGCTCGCGGGAGGACCCCATTGAGGACGTAGATGGGCATCTCCTTGTGGACCGTGCCGAGCAGTTCGGCCACCGCTCCGTACAGTACGTTCCCGAGAAGACGGATTTGCCCGAACGGCTCATGGATCTCACGGCGCCCGGCGATGTGGTGCTCATGCTCGGGGCTGGGGACATCTGGCGGTACAGTCGCAGCTTCGTGGAACTGCTCAATGAAAACGAAGGGGGGACAAATTAATGAGAGGGATTCTTTTCGACACTGCGAGTTATGAAACGTGAGGTGTGATGTGTGAGGGAAAGAGCCTCATCCATCACGAGTCACGCTTCCCTTTGCTCTGTTGAAGGAAAATGTATTTCGGGAAAGCCATACGACCATTAAGACAGTACCGATGAATCTCGATCGCGCCAAAACATACGGATGGCTGGCGTTACGCCTCCTTGGGCTCTTTGCCGTAGGGGGCGGTGTGCTCGCCCTTGGCCTGCTGGGATGGCAGTGGCAGTCGAGCGTGACGGTGAAAGAAATTGCTGTCACCGGGGTGCACCACACGCCGCCGGACACCGTACGACACCTTGCCCGTGTAGATAGCGGTACCGTCATGGAGTCCATCGACGGCGCGCTCGTGGCCGATCGGGTCTCGCGTTATCCCTGGGTGAAGCAGGCGGAGGTTACAAAACAACGGGCGCGGCGCACGCTGTTGGTGTCCGTCTCTGAGCGTAAGCCCGCGGCTCTCGTTATAGACGCGAGGGGA is part of the Salinibacter sp. 10B genome and encodes:
- the murC gene encoding UDP-N-acetylmuramate--L-alanine ligase, yielding MTELRKQPALGRIRQIHMVGIGGIGMSSIAEVLLNRGYDVTGSDLETSDVTERLEDQGATVYEGHAAEQVGEADVVVYSSAIDPDENPETKEAERRRISLIPRAEMLGELIRMKYGVGIAGTHGKTTTTSMAGLVVTEGGFDPTVIVGGKVTAFGSSAVAGEGDVIVIEADEYDRTFLRLTPSIAVITNIEEDHLDIYEDLDDLKEAFTQYANSVPFFGAAVLCLDDPNVQAIVGDIERRIITYGTTRQAEVRAENIRRDGLQTRFDVMRRDTRLGEAKLRVPGMHNVRNALAAVAVGLELEVGFDRIRKGLAGFTGVRRRFEKVGEAQGRVVIDDYAHHPTEIRATLDAASQGYPDRRIVAVFQPHLYSRTRDFLDDFARSFFNTDQLVLTDIYGSREDPIEDVDGHLLVDRAEQFGHRSVQYVPEKTDLPERLMDLTAPGDVVLMLGAGDIWRYSRSFVELLNENEGGTN